Within the Populus trichocarpa isolate Nisqually-1 chromosome 14, P.trichocarpa_v4.1, whole genome shotgun sequence genome, the region ATAGAACGGTCGAGTTTTTGTGTGGGGCCACGTGGGTAGTGAAGTCAGTAGTGTAGCCTGGATCGTGGTGCGTGCAGCGGCTGCATCTctctccctcctctctctcGATTCTCTGCCTCTTGTTCTTGTCAATTGGCAGGAGATTGGGACCCACCCCACCATCTAGGTCTCCTCAACGCACCCTccctcttctccttctctttttataCTCTACCTTCAAACCCTCTCATTCTCCAACGTACCATTTCTATTATAACACTCCCTCTCTCTTGCTTGCTCTGCTTCCCTAAGAACAAGAGCATGGATCCTAACTTCCTCCCCTGCTTTCTCTTACTTCTTTGCGTTGTCGCTTTTGCAGGTATGAGTAACTAATGCTGTGTCTATTTTGTTGGTttcgtctcttttttttttcacaatgtGCTGTTCGTTTTGCAGATGCGGGATCAGTCGGGGTGAACTATGGAAGAATAGCAAACAACTTGCCATCAGCTGTGAAAGTGGTGAACCTCGTTAAATCTCAAGGTTTAGAGCGTGTCAAGGTTTACGACACTGACCCTGCTGTGCTCAAAGCCTTGTCTGGTTCCGGTATAAAAGTTACCGTCGATTTACCAAACCAACTTCTCTACTCTGCTGCGAAGTACCCTAACTTTGCCCGCTCTTGGGTACAGAAAAACATCGTTGCTTACCACCCTTCTACTCAAATCGAATCCATTGCCGTTGGTAATGAAGTTTTCGTTGACCCTCATAACACCACCAAGTTCCTCATTCCAGCCATGAAAAATATTCATCAAGCTTTGGTCAAGTTTAACCTCCACTCTTCCATTAAAGTCTCTTCTCCTATAGCTTTAAGCGCTCTTCAATCCTCTTACCCATCTTCTGCCGGATCATTCCGACCCGAATTGATCGAACCAGTTTTCAAGCCCATGTTGGATTTCCTCCGTCAAACCGGGTCCTACCTCATGGTCAATGCCTACCCGTTTTTCGCCTACGAGTCCAACTCTGATGTCATTTCATTAGATTACGCTTTGTTTAGAGAAAACCCGGGTGTTGTGGATTCGGGTAACGGGTTAAAATACTTTAATCTCTTTGATGCCCAAATCGACGCCGTTTTTGCAGCGTTGTCTGCTTTGAAGTATGACGACGTCAAAATGGTTGTCACCGAGACAGGGTGGCCCTCCAAAGGCGACGAGAATGAGGTTGGTGCCAGCGTGGAAAATGCAGCTGCTTACAACGGCAATCTCGTCCGTAGAATTCTCACTGGTGGTGGGACCCCTTTAAAACCACAGGCAGATCTAACCGTATATCTCTTCGCTCTCTTCAACGAAAACGAGAAGGATGGGCCCACATCGGAGAGAAATTATGGGCTTTTTTACCCCGACCAGCAGAAGGTGTATGATATCCCATTTACTGTGGAGGGGCTCAAGAATTACAAGGCTCCTAGCCGTTCTCCGGTCTCCGGCGGTCAACAGGTTTCTGCTCCTGTTCGTGGAGGTGTTTCCAAGAGCACTACAGGGAACACATGGTGCGTCGCGAATCCTGATGCGGGAAAGGAAAAGCTACAGGCGGCTCTGGACTTCGCTTGTGGTGAGGGAGGTGCTGATTGCCGTCCGATCCAGCCTGATGCAACGTGTTATAGTCCTAACACTCTGGTGGCCCACTCTTCGTTTGCTTTCAACAGTTATTATCAGAAGAAAGGGCGTGGGATGGGGGACTGTTATTTCGGAGGAGCAGCTTTTGTTGTCACCCAAGAACCCAGTGCGTATTTTAGCCTCATCTCTTCTATATCTTGCTTATTTTCGTTATTGCTTGCTAACTTGTGCATGATAAGCTTAATTTAGAAAACGAGTGCCCAAACTTGATAACATGCTCCAGCGTAGGGGTGGGGAGGGGGTACTGGGGTAGCGACCAACGTGTGTAAGTTAGTGCTGGTCCACAAAGGATGGACTATTGGTGCCAGCCAGGTCAGAGAAAgggtaaagaaaagaaaccacGTGACTGAGATAGACCATGGACCCCATTTCTGACCTCCGTAAATCTTTAGTCAATAATTGGAGCTTTGTTTTTAACCGTGGAGGGTCGGTGTTTGTTACCGAGGCGGCATTAAGTGGTCTGTTTTTACACCAACCAGGGTAATTAATAGGCTATTGACGGTAAAATCTGTCTAATATGTCATTTGAGTCTTGAGTGTAAAAAATTTGTGGCCTTTGCTCTTTTGCTGATATACCCTCGCTTATAGTTTCATAGACTATTATACTGTATATTACTAACATGGAGGATGTTTTCGTCTTTGCAGAGTTTGGGGTGTGCGAGTTTCCAACGGgatattgaatataaaaatgcCCACAAGGAGGGGGGTTTGGCTTCCACTCAAGACTAGGTGAAATTAAGGGACTCAGAGAAcactttttgttattattatatagtaATTTGTAGCTGTTTATTGTAATTTTGGAGTAGTTGGGAGTTGTTAGACAATTATTTTGACAAGGTGGGGTTGTCTGTAATTATAGTCCATCATGTTCCTACTCACTTTTTCATCATATGCTTACTGTTTATCTGACGACTCTCATCCATGCTTTGCTTTTTAACTCCCTTCTTCCCTTCCTCCAACGGGAAAGATAATCTATCGTACCAAGTTGAACACCACCACATGAATCGGAATTTGGTTTTTTCCGATGCTATCACGGCAATGAAAgatattttcctgaaaaaacCTAGTGGTAGATGTGAGattatagtagaaaaaaatcaagaagttttAAGAACACTAAAGTGTGATGCAAGAAGACATGTAGATGGTCATTAATAATTGCCTCTTGCCTGGAACAACGTGTGGTTCTCGTGCCCAGTTGCAGGTGTTGTTGACCTTCGATGCGGCCGAGCGATCATTGATTCACGAGCGAActgaataattgaaaataaggAAATCCCTCGTTTTggaagagaaacaaaagatTATGACTCCACCTTGCTGCATATTGAGGACGTTGCTGTCTATCGAGTCCTGCGTCCATCATTATGAAAACCATTGCTTTGCTTTGTAAGATGGGAGTTCCAGGGAACTTGTTCGTAATATGGTTCCATGGAAATCCAAATTAAGAAATTGCTGTACTCACAAATCAAGAAGTTTTCAATCAAAATCTACTTTATTTGGGCTAACAATCTGAAGACGTTCTTGATTAGTCTAATAAAAAGACGCAGTAAAATCGATGTTAGCATGTGGATCTAGTTTCAGTTTTGTTTGGGGCACAAACAGCAAAACATATGGAGCACATAAAGGCCTTTTAttcttgttaaaaataaaaatattcttgaaccatatttttaaacaattataaaaacacttaataaattgtcctgaatattaattttaattttaaaaaataaaaaaaaatgaaatacctCTACTTAATCACCAATCCAGCTCCTTAAGATTTGACCTGCACATGAGTTATCGCAAAGAGCTCAAAATTAACTTTCCAGGCACAACTTCTGACGCGAACAAGAGTCTTCCCATTTCCCACTCCATAGAGGGATAAACAGTGAAAAGTAAATGGTAGGTCCTGCTTGgatatttggataagattaaAACGTAGTGGTTACATTGGATCCTGATTCGGTATAAACACACCCTCACTTTTCGTTTGTTCAGTGAATTTTACCTTTTTCTTATAGTTCATCCAGCAATGGGAATGGGAGACGTTCGTCAACGGACAATTATTTTGCTTTAATCCTGTTTgcttttgtgttaaaaaatattcttaatttttttaattattttttttaattaattttttattagaattttcagatgattttgatgtgttgatatcaaaaataatttttaaaaaataaataaaatattattttatacattttcaaataaaaaaatactttaaaaaacaacattaacaaaattcaaaatacaagtTACCGAAATTCAAAATACAAGTTACACATAAGGCTGGTTCAGCAGTACGCAGTCCTATCCATCTTGCTGAAAACCTTGGAGTCTCATTTTGTGAAGtatttttagctttgattttAATAGacataataaatacatatgGATGTTGTTGATATCATAGTTTTTATACTCAGCACGGTCTAAGGTTTGAGTTTCGGGTTTTGACTGAATCGTCTGgatcaattcttaaaaaaaaaaacaaaataacgtcgttttagtaaaaaaaaaacaaaagtcaacgggttgcaaccggatttttgaccgggttacaccaaattttttcttttcctattttttcttcaacccggtcCGGTTCcagtcccgggtcgacccgtcaGACCGGGCCGGGCTTCAAAACTATAGTTGACATAATGTACTATGTCAAAAATACTTGCTTCCTATAGAAAAAAGCTTTGAACATATTTATGTGCATAGTGCCACAAATTGATTTTGAGAAGATATACAGTattgtatataaaatattgcCTTTCATCATGAATGACatttttgtatcattttatttttagtttgcaGCCCTAACTCATGAGGATTAGTTTAGGTAATGTCACGCCCAAacccaaaaattataaaagtattCTTTTTGCATGACATCACTACATGTTTTATGGACATGTAACACATCTCaactctaattaaaatattatactcaaaataataatatgttaaaaaatattttggataattaattaaataaatcttatttaaatcACCTCATATCAAATAACTTAAGTTTaatgtcaaataaaaacaaatgtattaGAAGTCTAATATCATAAATTGAtctaattattgaaatattaaagtttatgAATCAACTATAAACTTCTAAAGTAATCATTTCACATTCTAAATATCTTTCAAaccatgtgaaaaataaataaataaattggggtGAGTGTCACCCATTTGATAAATAACAATCTATTTTCTTAACTTGGATTAGGCATGTCAAAACTGAATAATACATAAAtcttataataaattcatttattataCCAAATTATTAGTACTTCAAAGATTTTAactttcaaaaacatatttataaatcattcacaaacttaaataattcaaattaatcatATTGAACGCAAATATGTATTACACTCATACTCAAAGTTAAAGGACTATGACTGCTTTAACCACAATAATAATGTGTTATATTTCTTCTTATGACTagacattaaattttaaataaaaatattcataaatgcTAATGTATAACCTTCAAAGTCTCGGTCCAAAGCGTATAATTAGTCTAATCACGATAACAATAAGTCATATTTTGTTATATGACTagacattaaattt harbors:
- the LOC7455176 gene encoding glucan endo-1,3-beta-glucosidase 12, whose translation is MDPNFLPCFLLLLCVVAFADAGSVGVNYGRIANNLPSAVKVVNLVKSQGLERVKVYDTDPAVLKALSGSGIKVTVDLPNQLLYSAAKYPNFARSWVQKNIVAYHPSTQIESIAVGNEVFVDPHNTTKFLIPAMKNIHQALVKFNLHSSIKVSSPIALSALQSSYPSSAGSFRPELIEPVFKPMLDFLRQTGSYLMVNAYPFFAYESNSDVISLDYALFRENPGVVDSGNGLKYFNLFDAQIDAVFAALSALKYDDVKMVVTETGWPSKGDENEVGASVENAAAYNGNLVRRILTGGGTPLKPQADLTVYLFALFNENEKDGPTSERNYGLFYPDQQKVYDIPFTVEGLKNYKAPSRSPVSGGQQVSAPVRGGVSKSTTGNTWCVANPDAGKEKLQAALDFACGEGGADCRPIQPDATCYSPNTLVAHSSFAFNSYYQKKGRGMGDCYFGGAAFVVTQEPKFGVCEFPTGY